From Ignavibacteriota bacterium, the proteins below share one genomic window:
- a CDS encoding acetaldehyde dehydrogenase (acetylating), whose amino-acid sequence MSTASVGCAILGSGNIGTDLMIKVLRSRGSLSLRALAGIDPASEGLARAERLGVATTHGGLEGLLADAALFDSIDIVFDATSAAAHHAHARILAAHGKTAIDLTPAAVGPPIVPAVNLGAHLDAQNVNLITCGGQATIPIVYAISRTAPVTYAEMISSIASKSAGPGTRQNIDEFTQTTARALESVGGAARGKAIIILNPAEPPRIMRNTVYAVVPDGDESAIRSSLADMEAALRAYVPGYRFVAPPLFEDLEQAPVVLPGGETLRGLKVSVLLEVEGAAHYLPAYAGNLDIMTAAALRTGELFAGAGRGAEGAQP is encoded by the coding sequence TCGGCACCGATCTGATGATCAAGGTGCTGCGCAGCCGCGGGTCGCTGTCGCTGCGGGCGCTCGCGGGCATCGATCCCGCGTCCGAAGGTCTCGCGCGCGCGGAACGTCTCGGTGTCGCGACGACGCATGGTGGACTCGAGGGCCTGCTCGCCGACGCCGCGTTGTTCGATTCCATCGATATCGTGTTCGACGCAACCTCGGCGGCCGCGCATCACGCGCACGCGCGCATACTGGCCGCGCATGGCAAGACCGCCATCGATCTGACTCCCGCCGCGGTCGGTCCGCCCATCGTGCCCGCCGTGAATCTCGGCGCGCATCTCGACGCACAAAACGTAAACCTGATCACCTGCGGCGGGCAGGCGACGATTCCCATCGTGTACGCCATCTCGCGCACCGCGCCCGTGACCTATGCCGAGATGATCTCCTCGATCGCGAGCAAAAGCGCGGGTCCGGGCACACGCCAGAACATCGACGAGTTCACGCAGACCACGGCGCGCGCGCTCGAAAGCGTGGGCGGCGCCGCGCGCGGCAAGGCCATCATCATCCTGAATCCGGCCGAACCACCGCGCATCATGCGCAACACCGTGTACGCCGTTGTGCCCGATGGCGACGAGTCCGCCATCCGCTCCTCGCTCGCCGACATGGAGGCGGCCCTGCGCGCCTATGTGCCGGGCTACAGGTTTGTGGCGCCTCCCCTCTTCGAGGATCTTGAACAGGCGCCCGTCGTGTTGCCCGGCGGCGAGACGCTGCGCGGCCTCAAGGTGAGCGTGCTGCTCGAGGTGGAAGGCGCGGCGCATTACCTGCCCGCCTACGCGGGCAATCTCGACATCATGACCGCGGCCGCGCTGCGCACGGGCGAGTTGTTCGCCGGCGCGGGACGCGGCGCGGAGGGAGCGCAGCCATGA